One region of Oryza glaberrima chromosome 7, OglaRS2, whole genome shotgun sequence genomic DNA includes:
- the LOC127779939 gene encoding uncharacterized protein LOC127779939: protein MGFNPPVPQNDSDWEIRVAMLLSLTLQILLIFVGPMRKRSSHPVPRFAVWSCYLLADWVADLGLGLLLNNLGNIGGGNGSSSSSSSSSISHLSAGVGGFKRGPGGGSTNNTSSGGGSPPIFAFWTPFLLLHLGGPDTITAYSLEDNELWLRHLIGLLFELFSAFVVFSCSVKSNPMVPATALIFLVGIIKYGERTYSLYSGSVSGFRDKILGEPNPGPNYAKLMTEFDSKKNAGLLVEITIADGEASKAKEALEEGEEVRLVKESNKSLEAMAYDFFTMFRLLFVNLILSYKERRISQAYFLDRHDMTAGKAFEVVEVELNFIYDMVYTKAPVSHSSAGCVLRCVGTACLVIAILLFALLDKTAILPVDRGITYALLLGGLALDVAAILMLLCSNRMIVFLEAKHMAWLSRVARAVRLQPRRWSERTSQLNFICYCLGKPKEQEGRRQCCKRKTIPPSVMRFLIWVADKVRVRETLDDFFFIQRKPVSCSHIDNNNNKMNHLCCWHKEEKPHVDVLTYVFDRLKKEAQKFKGSTDYDLMKKLCGYRGEGTLLDDEGLVRNIKMELTKATREAELKKKDNSSSTNKEEEMDESEYLVEKMVKEKLDGVLRNSIEREFDESLLLWHIATDLCCHRECKEPRMHDTNGLMSISETLSEYMLYLLVRQPEMLLATAGIGLLRYRDTCAEARRFFKSAEAWDPNHDDARRMLLSVNTSKKPADVKGDRSKSVLFDACILAKVLQELDDDTMWRVVAGVWREMLTYAAGKCHGSTHVRQLSRGGELITLVWFLMAHMGMGDMYRINEGDAKAKLIVHDQ, encoded by the coding sequence ATGGGTTTCAATCCGCCGGTGCCGCAGAATGACAGCGACTGGGAGATCAGGGTGGCGATGCTGCTGAGCCTCACCCTCCAGATTCTCCTCATCTTCGTGGGGCCCATGCGCAAGCGCTCCTCCCACCCTGTCCCGCGCTTCGCCGTCTGGTCATGCTACCTCCTCGCCGACTGGGTCGCCgacctcggcctcggcctcctcctcaaCAACCTCGGCAacatcggcggcggcaacggatcctcctcctcctctagcagcagcagcatcagccaCCTCTCGGCCGGTGTCGGCGGCTTCAAGCGTgggcccggcggcggcagcaccaACAACAcatcctccggcggcggcagcccgcCCATCTTCGCCTTCTGGACTCCATTCCTGCTGCTCCACCTGGGCGGCCCGGACACCATCACCGCCTACTCCCTCGAGGACAACGAGCTCTGGCTCCGCCACTTGATTGGCTTGCTCTTCGAGCTCTTCTCCGCCTTTGTCGTCTTCTCCTGCTCCGTCAAGTCCAACCCCATGGTCCCGGCCACCGCCCTCATCTTCCTCGTCGGCATCATCAAGTACGGCGAGCGCACCTACTCGCTCTACTCCGGCAGCGTCTCCGGCTTCCGCGACAAGATCCTCGGCGAACCCAACCCTGGGCCCAACTACGCCAAGCTCATGACGGAGTTCGACTCCAAGAAGAATGCCGGACTGCTGGTGGAGATCACCATCGCGGACGGCGAGGCCAGCAAGGCGAAGGAGGCGctggaggagggcgaggaggttCGGCTGGTGAAGGAGAGCAACAAGAGCCTGGAGGCGATGGCGTACGACTTCTTCACCATGTTCCGGCTGCTCTTCGTCAACCTCATCCTCAGCTACAAGGAGAGGAGGATCAGCCAGGCCTACTTCCTGGACCGCCACGACATGACGGCGGGCAAGGCGTtcgaggtggtggaggtggagctcaACTTCATCTACGACATGGTGTACACCAAGGCGCCCGTGTCCCACAGCTCGGCAGGCTGCGTCCTCCGCTGCGTCGGCACCGCCTGCCTCGTCATCGCCATCCTCCTCTTCGCGCTCCTCGACAAGACCGCCATCCTCCCCGTGGACCGTGGCATCACCTACGCGCTGCTGCTCGGCGGGCTGGCGCTCGACGTGGCCGCCATCCTCATGCTCCTCTGCTCCAACCGGATGATCGTCTTCCTCGAAGCCAAGCACATGGCGTGGCTTTCCCGGGTGGCCAGGGCCGTGCGGCTGCAGCCAAGGCGGTGGTCGGAGCGGACCTCGCAGCTGAACTTCATCTGCTACTGCCTAGGCAAGCCCAAGGAGCAGGAGGGTCGCCGCCAGTGCTGCAAGCGGAAGACGATACCGCCGAGTGTGATGCGGTTCCTCATCTGGGTCGCCGACAAGGTGAGAGTCAGGGAGACCTTGGACgacttcttcttcatccagcgCAAGCCGGTGAGCTGCAGTCACAtcgacaacaacaacaacaagatgAATCACTTGTGCTGCTGGCACAAGGAGGAGAAGCCGCACGTCGACGTGCTCACGTATGTCTTCGATAGGCTTAAGAAGGAGGCCCAAAAATTCAAGGGCTCCACGGACTACGACTTGATGAAGAAGCTGTGCGGCTACCGCGGCGAGGGGACCCTATTGGATGACGAGGGCCTCGTCCGAAACATCAAGATGGAGCTGACCAAGGCAACACGAGAGGCGGAGCTCAAAAAGAAGGATAATAGCTCATCAAccaacaaggaggaggagatggacgagTCCGAGTACTTGGTCGAGAAGATGGTGAAGGAGAAGCTGGATGGCGTCCTGCGGAACAGCATCGAGAGGGAGTTCGACGAGTCGCTGCTGCTATGGCACATCGCCACTGACCTGTGCTGTCACCGAGAGTGCAAAGAGCCTCGGATGCACGACACCAACGGCTTGATGTCCATCAGCGAGACCCTGTCGGAGTACATGCTCTACCTCCTCGTCAGGCAACCGGAGATGCTGTTGGCCACCGCCGGCATCGGCCTACTCCGCTACCGGGACACGTGCGCCGAGGCGCGCCGCTTCTTCAAGTCGGCGGAGGCGTGGGACCCCAACCACGACGACGCCCGCCGGATGCTGCTTTCCGTCAACACGTCCAAGAAGCCGGCCGATGTGAAGGGCGACCGGAGCAAATCTGTGCTGTTCGACGCCTGCATCCTAGCCAAGGTGCTCCAGGAGCTGGACGACGACACCATGTGGAGGGTGGTGGCCGGAGTGTGGAGGGAGATGCTGACTTACGCGGCCGGCAAGTGCCATGGGAGCACGCACGTGCGGCAGctcagccgcggcggcgagctcatcACCTTGGTCTGGTTTCTCATGGCGCACATGGGGATGGGAGACATGTACCGGATCAATGAGGGGGACGCCAAGGCCAAGCTCATCGTCCACGACCAGTAG
- the LOC127779498 gene encoding probable disease resistance protein At5g45440 — protein MASEQGQGEQTSSMAGAGAGDGMEQKLEKLMSAFHDHQEGNKAVRHEKELEELFSFLREHEAAFSQLPGDKKDDLDALLRNIEGVLELCKKPSSTTPEEEEKKKKKKKMGDCIPFKSSSRPPDHKDADADADAEPTPSVVAPLLKQARDILRDSSSSAPAGAGAGPNKKEVLYEWTTSYVDEERLYGWDDEAKEVADALAGPEEDDDDKEKLFRAAGIFGIHGSGKTALAQKVFVHDRIKDTFPLRLWVCVGPTPPDDDKQQQYEVKFSLLYRMLDNLGLDTYKVEGVVNASEAVKKHGGDGDSDAAKESKIGVLLFILHVALAKTSYLIVLDDIRAYDPWYTNLALPPPPHGEWSDRLGYGLPKLKKSAVLVTCRKEEHARAMVRTGRVFHPPLLAVADAWKLFEREYLEAKKKQVGYNVKDDMLYNDLKVVQEEMVGKCLGLPVAILEAAKGFAQYCTYVDDDDAKTTQPTTAKGADAGDPADHAAA, from the coding sequence ATGGCGAGCGAGCAAGGCCAAGGTGAGCAGACATCATCAATGGCGGGTgcgggcgcgggcgacggcatggagcagaagctggagaagctgatGTCGGCGTTTCACGACCATCAGGAAGGCAACAAGGCGGTGAGGCATGAGAAGGAGCTGGAGGAGCTCTTCAGCTTCCTCAGGGAGCACGAGGCCGCCTTCTCGCAGCTTCCAGGGGACAAGAAGGACGACCTCGACGCCCTCCTCCGCAACATCGAGGGCGTCCTTGAGCTGTGCAAGAAACCATCTTCGACGAcgcccgaggaggaggagaagaagaagaagaagaagaagatgggcgACTGCATCCCCTTCAAGTCGTCGTCCAGGCCGCCTGACCACAaagacgccgacgccgatgccgatgccgaGCCAACGCCGTCGGTGGTGGCGCCGTTGCTGAAGCAGGCCAGGGACATTCTCCGCGACTCATCATCATCTGCTCCtgcaggtgcaggtgcaggGCCTAATAAGAAGGAGGTGCTGTACGAGTGGACGACGAGCTACGTCGACGAGGAGAGGCTATACGGGTGGGACGACGAGGCCAAGGAGGTGGCGGACGCCCTCGCCGGCCCCGAGGAAGATGACGACGACAAGGAGAAGCTGTTCAGGGCGGCGGGCATCTTCGGCATCCACGGCAGCGGCAAGACGGCGTTGGCCCAGAAGGTGTTCGTCCACGACCGCATCAAGGACACCTTCCCGCTCCGCCTCTGGGTGTGCGTCGGCCCGACGCCGCCGGACGatgacaagcagcagcagtacGAGGTGAAGTTTAGCCTCCTCTACCGCATGCTCGACAACCTCGGCCTCGACACCTACAAGGTGGAGGGCGTCGTCAACGCCTCGGAAGCCGTCAAgaagcacggcggcgacggcgacagcgacgccGCCAAGGAGTCCAAGATCGGCGTGCTGCTCTTCATCCTGCACGTGGCGCTGGCCAAGACCTCCTACCTCATCGTGCTGGACGACATCCGGGCGTACGACCCCTGGTACACCAAcctggcgctgccgccgccgccgcacggcgagTGGAGCGACCGCCTCGGCTACGGCCTGCCCAAGCTGAAGAAGAGCGCCGTGCTCGTCACCTGCCGCAAGGAGGAGCACGCCAGGGCCATGGTGCGCACCGGCCGCGTCTTCCacccgccgctcctcgccgtcgccgacgcctgGAAGCTCTTCGAACGCGAGTACCTGGAGGCCAAGAAGAAACAGGTCGGGTACAACGTCAAGGACGACATGCTGTACAACGATCTCAAggtggtgcaggaggagatggtcGGCAAGTGCCTCGGCCTGCCGGTGGCCATCCTCGAGGCCGCCAAGGGCTTCGCCCAGTACTGCACTTACGTTGATGACGACGATGCCAAAACTACTCAACCCACTACTGCTAAAGgtgccgacgccggcgaccctGCTGATCATGCTGCCGCCTAG
- the LOC127779494 gene encoding uncharacterized protein LOC127779494 isoform X2, giving the protein MGSDKQSGSPLLGTLKMKSVRTILTHTYPYPHEHSRHIMTAVIIACLFFISSDNMHTLIHKLDNNIKWWSMYVCLIGFFYFFSSPFLGRTIQPSYSNFNRWYVAWICFASLYHLPSFQSMGVDMRMNLSLFLTIYFSSVLFIIAFHIVFIGLWYIGLVARMAGTRPGIWTIFQNCTVISIACCVFYSHCGNLAVHKSKSFSRNSDPNLLAFLENEKGTTWISNFLRMNELKDQICSSWFAPVGSASDYPLLSKWVIYGELVCSGSCAGPSDEISPLYSLWATFVGLYIANFVVERSTGWALTHPSTVLEEEKLKRQMKPDFLDMVPWYSGTSADLFKTAFDLMVSVTLFVGRFDMRMMQAAMKRTTDETQNDDLLYDYFNEREDLWFDFVADTGDGGNSSYTVARLLAQSSIQTVIGGSMHTLPRGNLLLIGGDLAYPNPSSFTYEMRFFSPYEYALQPPPWYRAEHIALDKPEVPLGISKMKDYDGPQCFIIPGNHDWFDGLHTFMRYVCHKSWLGGWFLPQKKSYFALRLPQGWWVFGLDLALHGDIDVYQFKFFAELCRNKIGENDSVIVMTHEPNWLLDWYWKETTGKNVSHLIQDYLNGRCKLRLAGDLHHFMRHSANQIDNPTSVQHLLVNGCGGAFLHPTHVFKNFEQFSGATYECKAAYPSFDDSSGIALGNILKFRKKNWQFDTIGGFIYFILVFSMFPQCNLGHILNEETWSGRLGSFSNTIWSALLYIFEHSYVSSVGSLTLLLASYSFVPSKLSRRKRAIIGGLHVLAHLTAALLLMLLLELGIEICIRNHLLATSGYHTLYDWYRSMESEHFPDPTGLRARLEQWTLGLYPACIKYLMSAFDVPEVMAVTRINICKNGMMSLSRSVLMMYYTSVFIYFWIFSTPVVSLIFGSYLYICINWFHIHFDEAFSSLRIANYKSFTRFHIKKDGNLEIFTLAVDKVPKDWKLDPKWEAEERRPHQLSHHRKHPSKWRSSSSPDPVTSVRVVDHFTISRTRTSDPNTSC; this is encoded by the exons ATGGGTTCAGACAAGCAGAGTGGTAGCCCATTACTGGGAACCCTCAagatgaagagcgtcaggacGATCCTGACACACACGTATCCATATCCTCATGAACACTCAAGGCATATCATGACTGCAGTCATAATTGCATGCCTCTTTTTCATCTCGTCTGACAATATGCATACCCTCATTCATAAACTGGACAACAATATCAAGTGGTGGTCCATGTATGTTTGCCTAATCGgtttcttctatttcttctcttctccctttctcGGAAGAACTATTCAGCCGAGTTACTCGAATTTCAACCGATG GTATGTCGCTTGGATTTGCTTCGCTTCACTGTATCATCTTCCCAGCTTCCAATCAATGGGAGTTGATATGCGCATGAACCTTTCACTTTTTTTGACGATATATTTCTCTTCTGTCCTTTTCATCATCGCCTTTCATATAGTTTTTATTGGTCTCTGGTACATTGGACTGGTTGCTCGCATGGCAGGAACAAGACCTGGAATTTGGACCATATTCCAGAACTGTACT GTAATCAGTATTGCTTGCTGTGTATTCTACAGTCACTGTGGGAATCTTGCTGTGCACAAAAGTAAATCTTTCAGTAGGAATTCTGATCCAAATTTGCTTGCTTTTCTTGAGAATGAAAAGGGAACCACCTGGATATCAAATTTTCTCCGTATGAATGAGTTAAAAGATCAGATATGTTCATCTTGGTTTGCTCCGGTTGGATCTGCTAGTGATTATCCTCTTCTATCCAAATGGGTTATCTATGGGGAG CTAGTTTGCAGTGGATCCTGTGCTGGCCCTTCAGATGAAATATCTCCTCTGTACTCATTGTGGGCTACATTTGTTGGCCTTTATATTGCTAACTTTGTTGTGGAGAGATCAACTGG ATGGGCTCTTACACACCCATCAACTGTATTGGAGGAAGAGAAGCTGAAGAGACAAATGAAACCAGATTTCCTGGACATGGTACCTTGGTATTCAGG GACATCAGCTGATTTATTCAAGACTGCATTTGATCTTATGGTCTCTGTAACTCTTTTTGTTGGGCGATTTGATATGCGCATGATGCAA GCTGCAATGAAAAGAACAACAGATGAAACTCAGAATGATGACCTTTTGTATGACTACTTCAATGAAAGAGAAGACCTTTGGTTTGACTTTGTCGCAGACACTGGTGATGGAGGAAATTCATCATATACAGTTGCCCGATTGCTAGCTCAATCATCCATTCAGACTGTAATTGGTGGCTCCATGCATACTCTTCCACGTGGAAATCTGCTTCTTATTGGCGGAGACCTTGC ATACCCAAACCCATCATCATTTACATATGAGATGCGCTTCTTTAGTCCTTATGAGTATGCCCTGCAACCTCCACCTTGGTATAGAGCTGAACATATAGCTTTGGACAAGCCTGAGGTTCCTCTTGGTATATCAAAGATGAAAGATTATGACGGACCACAGTGTTTCATAATTCCTGGGAATCATG ACTGGTTTGATGGGCTGCACACTTTTATGAGATATGTATGTCACAAAAGTTGGTTAGGTGGATGGTTTCTGCCTCAGAAGAAGAGTTATTTTGCATTGCGGCTTCCCCAGGGTTGGTGGGTATTTGGACTTGATCTAGCTCTTCATGGTGACATTGATGTATACCAATTCAAGTTCTTTGCAGAGCTTTGCCGAAACAAG ATTGGAGAGAATGACTCTGTGATTGTGATGACACATGAGCCAAACTGGCTTCTTGATTGGTATTGGAAGGAGACTACTGGCAAGAATGTTTCACATTTAATCCAGGACTACTTGAATGGAAGATGCAAACTTCGTTTGGCCGGGGATTTACACCATTTTATGAGGCATTCAGCTAATCAGATAGACAACCCTACTTCTGTGCAACACTTGCTTGTCAATGGATGCGGTGGTGCATTTTTGCACCCAACACATGTTTTCAAAAACTTTGAGCAGTTCTCTGGGGCTACTTATGAGTGCAAGGCTGCGTATCCATCCTTCGATGACTCTAGCGGG ATTGCTCTGGGTAATATACTAAAGTTCCGCAAGAAGAATTGGCAGTTTGACACAATTGGTGGTTTTATCTACTTCATACTGGTATTCTCAATGTTCCCACAG TGTAATCTTGGTCACATCTTAAATGAAGAAACTTGGTCAGGGCGTCTGGGAAGCTTCTCAAATACAATATGGAGTGCTTTGCTCTATATTTTTGAACACTCTTATGTCTCTTCAGTAGGAAGTCTAACTTTATTACTGGCGTCATATTCATTTGTACCATCCAAGCTCTCACGGAGAAAAAGAGCTATTATAGGTGGTCTACATGTTTTGGCCCATCTCACTGCAGCCCTGCTTTTAATGTTGCTGTTGGAGTTGGGAATTGAAATTTGTATTCGGAATCATTTATTGGCAACATCAG GTTATCACACACTATACGATTGGTATCGGTCAATGGAAAGTGAGCATTTCCCTGATCCAACCGGTCTTCGTGCTCGCTTGGAGCAATGGACACTTGGACTGTACCCAGCATGCATAAAATACCTAATGTCAGCCTTTGACGTTCCTGAG GTCATGGCTGTGACAAGAATTAATATCTGCAAGAATGGGATGATGTCTCTTTCTCGGAGTGTTCTGATGATGTACTACACTTCTGTGTTTATCTATTTCTGGATTTTCTCAACTCCAGTTGTCTCCCTCATATTTGGTAGTTACCTATATATCTGCATCAACTGGTTCCACATACACTTTGATGAAGCCTTCTCTTCGTTGCGTATTGCAAACTACAAATCATTCACAAGATTCCACATTAAGAAGGATGGTAACCTGGAAATATTCACGCTTGCAGTAGACAAG GTCCCAAAGGATTGGAAGTTGGATCCCAAGTGGGAGGCAGAGGAAAGGAGGCCTCATCAGCTCAGCCATCACCGGAAGCACCCCAGCAAGTGGAGGTCATCCTCTTCCCCAGACCCTGTCACGTCGGTACGGGTTGTCGACCATTTCACCATTTCAAGAACAAGAACATCAGATCCCAACACCTCTTGTTGA
- the LOC127779494 gene encoding uncharacterized protein LOC127779494 isoform X1 encodes MGSDKQSGSPLLGTLKMKSVRTILTHTYPYPHEHSRHIMTAVIIACLFFISSDNMHTLIHKLDNNIKWWSMYVCLIGFFYFFSSPFLGRTIQPSYSNFNRWYVAWICFASLYHLPSFQSMGVDMRMNLSLFLTIYFSSVLFIIAFHIVFIGLWYIGLVARMAGTRPGIWTIFQNCTVISIACCVFYSHCGNLAVHKSKSFSRNSDPNLLAFLENEKGTTWISNFLRMNELKDQICSSWFAPVGSASDYPLLSKWVIYGELVCSGSCAGPSDEISPLYSLWATFVGLYIANFVVERSTGWALTHPSTVLEEEKLKRQMKPDFLDMVPWYSGTSADLFKTAFDLMVSVTLFVGRFDMRMMQAAMKRTTDETQNDDLLYDYFNEREDLWFDFVADTGDGGNSSYTVARLLAQSSIQTVIGGSMHTLPRGNLLLIGGDLAYPNPSSFTYEMRFFSPYEYALQPPPWYRAEHIALDKPEVPLGISKMKDYDGPQCFIIPGNHDWFDGLHTFMRYVCHKSWLGGWFLPQKKSYFALRLPQGWWVFGLDLALHGDIDVYQFKFFAELCRNKIGENDSVIVMTHEPNWLLDWYWKETTGKNVSHLIQDYLNGRCKLRLAGDLHHFMRHSANQIDNPTSVQHLLVNGCGGAFLHPTHVFKNFEQFSGATYECKAAYPSFDDSSGIALGNILKFRKKNWQFDTIGGFIYFILVFSMFPQCNLGHILNEETWSGRLGSFSNTIWSALLYIFEHSYVSSVGSLTLLLASYSFVPSKLSRRKRAIIGGLHVLAHLTAALLLMLLLELGIEICIRNHLLATSGIPCHAHIKMKILIAGYHTLYDWYRSMESEHFPDPTGLRARLEQWTLGLYPACIKYLMSAFDVPEVMAVTRINICKNGMMSLSRSVLMMYYTSVFIYFWIFSTPVVSLIFGSYLYICINWFHIHFDEAFSSLRIANYKSFTRFHIKKDGNLEIFTLAVDKVPKDWKLDPKWEAEERRPHQLSHHRKHPSKWRSSSSPDPVTSVRVVDHFTISRTRTSDPNTSC; translated from the exons ATGGGTTCAGACAAGCAGAGTGGTAGCCCATTACTGGGAACCCTCAagatgaagagcgtcaggacGATCCTGACACACACGTATCCATATCCTCATGAACACTCAAGGCATATCATGACTGCAGTCATAATTGCATGCCTCTTTTTCATCTCGTCTGACAATATGCATACCCTCATTCATAAACTGGACAACAATATCAAGTGGTGGTCCATGTATGTTTGCCTAATCGgtttcttctatttcttctcttctccctttctcGGAAGAACTATTCAGCCGAGTTACTCGAATTTCAACCGATG GTATGTCGCTTGGATTTGCTTCGCTTCACTGTATCATCTTCCCAGCTTCCAATCAATGGGAGTTGATATGCGCATGAACCTTTCACTTTTTTTGACGATATATTTCTCTTCTGTCCTTTTCATCATCGCCTTTCATATAGTTTTTATTGGTCTCTGGTACATTGGACTGGTTGCTCGCATGGCAGGAACAAGACCTGGAATTTGGACCATATTCCAGAACTGTACT GTAATCAGTATTGCTTGCTGTGTATTCTACAGTCACTGTGGGAATCTTGCTGTGCACAAAAGTAAATCTTTCAGTAGGAATTCTGATCCAAATTTGCTTGCTTTTCTTGAGAATGAAAAGGGAACCACCTGGATATCAAATTTTCTCCGTATGAATGAGTTAAAAGATCAGATATGTTCATCTTGGTTTGCTCCGGTTGGATCTGCTAGTGATTATCCTCTTCTATCCAAATGGGTTATCTATGGGGAG CTAGTTTGCAGTGGATCCTGTGCTGGCCCTTCAGATGAAATATCTCCTCTGTACTCATTGTGGGCTACATTTGTTGGCCTTTATATTGCTAACTTTGTTGTGGAGAGATCAACTGG ATGGGCTCTTACACACCCATCAACTGTATTGGAGGAAGAGAAGCTGAAGAGACAAATGAAACCAGATTTCCTGGACATGGTACCTTGGTATTCAGG GACATCAGCTGATTTATTCAAGACTGCATTTGATCTTATGGTCTCTGTAACTCTTTTTGTTGGGCGATTTGATATGCGCATGATGCAA GCTGCAATGAAAAGAACAACAGATGAAACTCAGAATGATGACCTTTTGTATGACTACTTCAATGAAAGAGAAGACCTTTGGTTTGACTTTGTCGCAGACACTGGTGATGGAGGAAATTCATCATATACAGTTGCCCGATTGCTAGCTCAATCATCCATTCAGACTGTAATTGGTGGCTCCATGCATACTCTTCCACGTGGAAATCTGCTTCTTATTGGCGGAGACCTTGC ATACCCAAACCCATCATCATTTACATATGAGATGCGCTTCTTTAGTCCTTATGAGTATGCCCTGCAACCTCCACCTTGGTATAGAGCTGAACATATAGCTTTGGACAAGCCTGAGGTTCCTCTTGGTATATCAAAGATGAAAGATTATGACGGACCACAGTGTTTCATAATTCCTGGGAATCATG ACTGGTTTGATGGGCTGCACACTTTTATGAGATATGTATGTCACAAAAGTTGGTTAGGTGGATGGTTTCTGCCTCAGAAGAAGAGTTATTTTGCATTGCGGCTTCCCCAGGGTTGGTGGGTATTTGGACTTGATCTAGCTCTTCATGGTGACATTGATGTATACCAATTCAAGTTCTTTGCAGAGCTTTGCCGAAACAAG ATTGGAGAGAATGACTCTGTGATTGTGATGACACATGAGCCAAACTGGCTTCTTGATTGGTATTGGAAGGAGACTACTGGCAAGAATGTTTCACATTTAATCCAGGACTACTTGAATGGAAGATGCAAACTTCGTTTGGCCGGGGATTTACACCATTTTATGAGGCATTCAGCTAATCAGATAGACAACCCTACTTCTGTGCAACACTTGCTTGTCAATGGATGCGGTGGTGCATTTTTGCACCCAACACATGTTTTCAAAAACTTTGAGCAGTTCTCTGGGGCTACTTATGAGTGCAAGGCTGCGTATCCATCCTTCGATGACTCTAGCGGG ATTGCTCTGGGTAATATACTAAAGTTCCGCAAGAAGAATTGGCAGTTTGACACAATTGGTGGTTTTATCTACTTCATACTGGTATTCTCAATGTTCCCACAG TGTAATCTTGGTCACATCTTAAATGAAGAAACTTGGTCAGGGCGTCTGGGAAGCTTCTCAAATACAATATGGAGTGCTTTGCTCTATATTTTTGAACACTCTTATGTCTCTTCAGTAGGAAGTCTAACTTTATTACTGGCGTCATATTCATTTGTACCATCCAAGCTCTCACGGAGAAAAAGAGCTATTATAGGTGGTCTACATGTTTTGGCCCATCTCACTGCAGCCCTGCTTTTAATGTTGCTGTTGGAGTTGGGAATTGAAATTTGTATTCGGAATCATTTATTGGCAACATCAGGTATTCCATGTCATGCTCATATCAAGATGAAAATTCTTATCGCAG GTTATCACACACTATACGATTGGTATCGGTCAATGGAAAGTGAGCATTTCCCTGATCCAACCGGTCTTCGTGCTCGCTTGGAGCAATGGACACTTGGACTGTACCCAGCATGCATAAAATACCTAATGTCAGCCTTTGACGTTCCTGAG GTCATGGCTGTGACAAGAATTAATATCTGCAAGAATGGGATGATGTCTCTTTCTCGGAGTGTTCTGATGATGTACTACACTTCTGTGTTTATCTATTTCTGGATTTTCTCAACTCCAGTTGTCTCCCTCATATTTGGTAGTTACCTATATATCTGCATCAACTGGTTCCACATACACTTTGATGAAGCCTTCTCTTCGTTGCGTATTGCAAACTACAAATCATTCACAAGATTCCACATTAAGAAGGATGGTAACCTGGAAATATTCACGCTTGCAGTAGACAAG GTCCCAAAGGATTGGAAGTTGGATCCCAAGTGGGAGGCAGAGGAAAGGAGGCCTCATCAGCTCAGCCATCACCGGAAGCACCCCAGCAAGTGGAGGTCATCCTCTTCCCCAGACCCTGTCACGTCGGTACGGGTTGTCGACCATTTCACCATTTCAAGAACAAGAACATCAGATCCCAACACCTCTTGTTGA